A single window of Flagellimonas maritima DNA harbors:
- a CDS encoding TIGR04149 family rSAM-modified RiPP, which yields MANLQSPNSEKEEESLTLYDMEKLNLKNLKKQQLDASKMKNISGGYGYRCPTYYCTYVNPNAICCW from the coding sequence ATGGCAAATCTCCAAAGCCCCAATAGTGAAAAAGAGGAGGAATCATTAACATTATATGATATGGAAAAGTTGAATTTAAAGAATTTAAAAAAGCAACAGTTGGATGCTTCTAAAATGAAGAACATTTCAGGTGGATACGGCTACCGATGTCCAACGTACTATTGTACTTATGTTAACCCCAATGCAATTTGCTGTTGGTAG